The following is a genomic window from Chryseobacterium sp. StRB126.
CTACAAAATCATTCTGCATCATCAGGATTGAGTAAATAACTTCACTTGCACCAGCCATCCAGCACTCGTGTCCCGTCATAGATTTCGTAGAACTTACCGGAACTTCACTTCCAAAAATCTCGTAAATAGCTTTGGCTTCATTGGCATCACCAATTGGAGTGGAAGTAGCATGGGCGTTGATATAGTCTATATCTGAAGCTTTTAACCCTGACTGTTTCAAGGCTCTGTCCATTGCTAAAGCCGGCCCATCAACATTCGGAGTTGAAATATGACCTCCGTTTGATGAAAAACCATATCCTATGATTTCAGCAATAACAGGAACCCCTCTTCTTTGAGCAGATTCCAGGCTTTCAACAATTAAAGAGGCTGCTCCACCACTTGGAATTAAGCCATCTCTGTTAGCATCAAAAGGTCTTGATGCTTTTGTAGGCTCATCTTCTCTTGCTGAAAAAACGCCTAATCCGTCAAAGCTCGCCATAGAATATTTGTTGGTTTCCTGAGCACCACCACAGATGATCATATCCTGAAACCCGTTCTTAATCATCATATAAGCAAGCCCTAAGGAATGTGAACCGCTTGCGCAGGCCGCACTGATGGTAAGGTTAATTCCTTTCAGTTTAAAAATCGTAGAAAGGTTCATTGTTACAGTTGAGTTCATTGATTTAAAAATCGCGCCCGATCCCATCAATGTAGTATCTTTCTTTTCTCTTGCAATGTCAATAGACTCTACTACTGCCTGAGAAACACTGTCATTTCCGTATAAAATCCCAACTTCATGGGTATCTAAAAAGGCTTCATCAAGATTGGCCTGTTTCAGTGCATCAAGGGTAGCAAGATAAGCATACTCACTTTCTTCTCCCATGCTTACACGCTGGCGTCTGTTCAAAAGGTTCTTTAAATCAGGTTTTGGAACAATTCCTGTAAGCCCTGACCTGAAACCAAATTCTTTTCTGTCCTGATCCAGGACAATTCCGGACTTTCCTTGATATAGGGATTCCCTGACCTCTTCTAAAGACGTCCCGATGCAGGAATAAATTCCCATTCCGGTAATTACAACCCTATTTTCCATTTGTTCATATTGAATTTAACAATGTATCAGTCTAGCAATGTAACAATATTTTTATTGATATTCAATCAACATTGGTACGCTGGTACATTGGTATATTGTTAGATTATTTATGAGTAAATTCCACCGTTAATATTAATGACTTCTCCTGTAATGTATGAAGATTTTCTGGATGCCAAAAACGCTACAAGATCTGCAACTTCCTCTGCTTCACCAAATCTGTTGGCAGGAATCATTGCTTTCAATTCATCTTCATTGAACTCCTGAGTCATATCGGTTTTAATAAACCCTGGTGCGACTGCATTTACAGTAACATTTCTTTTAGCAACTTCCTGTGCAAGAGCTTTTGTAGCGCCAACCAATGCTCCCTTAGCTGCTGAATAGTTCGTTTGACCGGCTGTTCCTTTTACTCCGGATACTGAAACCATATTGATGATTCTTCCGTATTTATTACGAAGCAATTTTTGAATAAAGAAATTAGTAACATTGAAGAAACCGTCTAAACTGGTATTAATTACACTATTCCAGTCTTCTTTCTGCATCCACATAAACAACCCGTCTCTAGTAATTCCGGCATTATTAACAATAACTTCTACCACAGCTTCAGGATTACTCTCCTGCCATGC
Proteins encoded in this region:
- the fabG gene encoding 3-oxoacyl-ACP reductase FabG translates to MKCAIVTGGSRGIGRAICIKLAEEKNYHILINYTSNEAAAKETLAKVEELGATGEILKFDVGNTEEVQQVLTAWQESNPEAVVEVIVNNAGITRDGLFMWMQKEDWNSVINTSLDGFFNVTNFFIQKLLRNKYGRIINMVSVSGVKGTAGQTNYSAAKGALVGATKALAQEVAKRNVTVNAVAPGFIKTDMTQEFNEDELKAMIPANRFGEAEEVADLVAFLASRKSSYITGEVININGGIYS
- a CDS encoding beta-ketoacyl-[acyl-carrier-protein] synthase family protein, whose protein sequence is MENRVVITGMGIYSCIGTSLEEVRESLYQGKSGIVLDQDRKEFGFRSGLTGIVPKPDLKNLLNRRQRVSMGEESEYAYLATLDALKQANLDEAFLDTHEVGILYGNDSVSQAVVESIDIAREKKDTTLMGSGAIFKSMNSTVTMNLSTIFKLKGINLTISAACASGSHSLGLAYMMIKNGFQDMIICGGAQETNKYSMASFDGLGVFSAREDEPTKASRPFDANRDGLIPSGGAASLIVESLESAQRRGVPVIAEIIGYGFSSNGGHISTPNVDGPALAMDRALKQSGLKASDIDYINAHATSTPIGDANEAKAIYEIFGSEVPVSSTKSMTGHECWMAGASEVIYSILMMQNDFVAPNINLENPDSEAQKINLVSKTKNQKIDVFLSNSFGFGGTNSALIVKKFD